In Bacteroidota bacterium, the sequence GTGTGTTTATTTAAGTTTAAAAACTTTTTTAACACACCGCAATATTCAACTGCTAAACTTAAGTTAGAGTACTCGTTAAACAAACAGTTTGTTGTTACTACCAATTGGTTTGTATATACCAATCAGAATAAAAAAATAATTATTGGTGACAATGCCTATCTCTATTTTCCGGAATACTATTTTGGAATAGGAAACAATACAGCAGAAAACAATAAGTTATATTATACAGCCCAACGATTAGAGTTGTACAATGCATTGTTATGGAGAATAAAACCAAGCGTTTATTTAGGTGTGTCAGTTAAAGCACAATCCATAAGCGAGCTTAACCCTGAATATATCAATACCATTATAAGCAATGAATTGGTCAACAACAATGCAGGCTGGAGTACCGGAGTGGGTCCACATTTGCTCCGCGATAAACGCGACCGTATATTAAACCCATCGGCAGGCAGTAGTTTTATAGAAGTAGAAAACATAAACTACATCAAAGAAAAAGCCACCCAAAATACAAACCTGTTTAGCAGCCTGAAAGCCGATATAAGATATTACCATAAATTATTTGCCAAGTCAGTTATAGCATGGCAATATTATAGCGTTCATAATTTTGGTAATGCGCCCTATCGTTTATTAGGCTTATTGGGAAGCGATAGCCACATGCGGGGTTACTACCAGGGCCGTTACCGTGATAACCATTATATAACAGTTCAGGCAGAAGCACGTATCCGTATACGCGATTGGTTAGGTTTTACTTTGTTTACCGGAGTGGGCGATGTATACAATAACTTTTCAGATGCAAATATCAGCAACATTAAATACACCAATGGTGGAGGCATAAGAATTCGTGTTGACAAAGATGACAATGTGAACCTCCGCTTTGATTATGGTATAGGCAAAGAAACAGCAGGT encodes:
- a CDS encoding BamA/TamA family outer membrane protein, whose protein sequence is MRYIYVVLITFCLSKIYAQDSIPKKSVQAFPVPVIGKSIETDWYFGAVCLFKFKNFFNTPQYSTAKLKLEYSLNKQFVVTTNWFVYTNQNKKIIIGDNAYLYFPEYYFGIGNNTAENNKLYYTAQRLELYNALLWRIKPSVYLGVSVKAQSISELNPEYINTIISNELVNNNAGWSTGVGPHLLRDKRDRILNPSAGSSFIEVENINYIKEKATQNTNLFSSLKADIRYYHKLFAKSVIAWQYYSVHNFGNAPYRLLGLLGSDSHMRGYYQGRYRDNHYITVQAEARIRIRDWLGFTLFTGVGDVYNNFSDANISNIKYTNGGGIRIRVDKDDNVNLRFDYGIGKETAGFYVAFGEAF